A single genomic interval of Malania oleifera isolate guangnan ecotype guangnan chromosome 11, ASM2987363v1, whole genome shotgun sequence harbors:
- the LOC131167626 gene encoding uncharacterized protein LOC131167626, whose product MLFDGAVNVWGHRIGVVLMSPKGKHYLVIAKLTFTCTNNITEYEACILGLKAAIDQGIKELAVKGDSTLVIHQLTREWETQDSKLVPYQEYIQEMIKEFDNISFSHLPRENNLIPNALATLAALFKVEPRMEIELMWIRVQSEPAHFVVIEEVDREPWFHDIRTYIQKNEYLKGATNNDQKTIRWLSMGFILDGEVLYKRNHDMTLLQCVKVQKA is encoded by the coding sequence ATGTTGTTTGATGGGGCAGTCAATGTGTGGGGACACAGAATAGGGGTCGTACTTATGTCGCCGAAAGGGAAACATTATCTGGTCATAGCTAAGCTTACTTTTACATGCACCAATAACATAACAGAGTACGAAGCATGTATATTGGGTTTGAAGGCTGCCATAGACCAGGGGATCAAGGAATTAGCTGTGAAGGGAGACTCAACTCTAGTTATTCACCAATTGACCAGAGAATGGGAAACCCAGGATTCCAAACTAGTGCCATATCAAGAGTACATTCAGGAGATGATTAAAGAATTTGACAATATCAGTTTCTCCCACCTGCCAAGGGAAAACAACTTGATTCCTAATGCATTAGCCACTCTAGCGGCTTTGTTTAAAGTGGAACCAAGAATGGAGATTGAGCTGATGTGGATCAGAGTACAGTCAGAACCCGCTCACTTTGTAGTGATAGAGGAGGTTGACAGGGAACCATGGTTCCATGATATTAGGACATACATTCAGAAAAATGAGTATCTCAAGGGAGCGACCAATAATGATCAAAAGACAATTAGGTGGCTATCCATGGGATTTATCTTGGATGGAGAAGTGTTGTACAAGAGGAATCACGATATGACTCTCCTACAATGTGTAAAGGTGCAAAAGGCATGA